A part of Cotesia glomerata isolate CgM1 linkage group LG4, MPM_Cglom_v2.3, whole genome shotgun sequence genomic DNA contains:
- the LOC123262674 gene encoding uncharacterized protein LOC123262674, protein MFANLIFVCLAAGTFAQSSASARGASSSSASASSKASSSENSGWTNGLCPEVVGVPLDMNKKSGYWYEVQRSANDFFNLDRCIKAIWGKPVNGVSKVINKSFSNVGGVTETTVMRVEERGPQIYWTYHVPILGTISPNHAYLDIDYDNYVIAWTCKNCGDKHRESVLVLSRYPKLPNNIYQAERNAFAKFNLTMPQMVSHDLSNCRQLYDSYDFGKDM, encoded by the exons ATGTTCGCCAATCTGATTTTCGTCTGCTTGGCAGCTGGTACTTTTGCCCAGTCGTCAGCATCAGCTAGAGGCGCATCCTCTTCATCAGCATCAGCTTCTTCTAAAGCTTCGTCATCCGAGAATTCTGGATGGACCAATGGTCTGTGTCCCGAAGTTGTTGGGGTGCCTCTTGATATGAACAAA AAATCTGGATATTGGTATGAAGTTCAACGCAGCGCTAATGATTTCTTCAACTTAGATAGATGTATCAAAGCGATTTGGGGAAAACCAGTTAACGGCGTCTCGAAAGTTATAAACAAAAGTTTCTCAAatgt CGGTGGCGTTACTGAGACAACTGTTATGCGAGTGGAAGAAAGAGGACCTCAAATTTATTGGACGTACCATGTTCCAATTTTGGGAACGATCAGCCCGAATCATGCGTACTTGGACATCGATTACGATAATTATGTAATAGCTTGGACCTGCAAAAATTGCGGAGATAAACA CCGTGAATCAGTTCTTGTGCTATCAAGATATCCAAAGTTACCTAATAACATCTACCAGGCGGAACGCAATGCATTCGCTAAATTCAACCTCACAATGCCACAAATGGTCAGCCACGACTTGTCAAATTGCCGCCAACTATATGATTCTTATGATTTTGGCAAAGATATGTGA
- the LOC123262677 gene encoding apolipoprotein D-like, which produces MFANLIFFCLIAGAFTSSQSGSSSSSSSSSSSSSGTTTPSLSEGPCPNVVVEPVDLKKKAGYWYEVKRSANNYDGSDLCAKVQWRKPVKGVSVVINKSYSTVSNGVITSVLRVIQDQKGTRFTYSTPVLGNVNKEHLVLDIDYKNYSILWTCENRGNGHVETAWVMSRRPESPKNIDQLIQKAFDKYNLTVPEMITHNLSDCDEYYSSYDFCS; this is translated from the exons atgttcGCCAATTTGATTTTCTTCTGCTTAATCGCCGGCGCTTTTACATCATCTCAATCTGGATCCtcttcatcttcatcatcatcatcatcttcatcatcGGGTACTACAACACCTTCATTGTCTGAAGGACCTTGTCCAAATGTGGTAGTAGAACCCgtcgatttaaaaaaa AAAGCTGGATATTGGTATGAAGTTAAACGTAGCGCGAACAATTACGATGGTTCGGATTTGTGCGCTAAAGTACAGTGGCGGAAACCAGTCAAGGGTGTTTCAGTAGTTATTAACAAGAGTTATTCAACAGT gtcTAACGGTGTTATAACATCAGTTTTGAGGGTAATACAAGACCAAAAAGGAACAAGATTTACCTACAGTACTCCAGTGTTAGGAAACGTTAATAAAGAACATTTGGTTCTTGATATCGATTACAAAAACTACTCGATACTCTGGACCTGCGAAAATCGAGGAAATGGACA CGTGGAAACAGCTTGGGTTATGTCACGACGCCCTGAATCACCTAAAAACATAGATCAGCTGATACAAAAGgcatttgataaatataaccTCACAGTACCGGAGATGATCACTCACAATTTGTCGGATTGTGATGAATACTATTCTTCGTATGATTTTTGCagttaa
- the LOC123262675 gene encoding uncharacterized protein LOC123262675, producing the protein MRTFFITFFLTAFAFTKTSGQSSSDASSSSSASSSSHASSLTKAPILYDGPCPQITGVTLDYCKTAGVWYEVQRSVNNFDGEGCQILTWGKPTKGFSRIITTKISANSKSNSTTTAVVKANNQAQFFNYDFPTVGNFGKEYFPLTINYRRYAIVWGCENRGDKHIETAWIFARKPKKPCKIEALMRDAYAKYNLTVPEMYDHNLSLCIV; encoded by the exons atgcggactttttttattactttcttCTTAACGGCGTTTGCTTTTACCAAAACATCAGGACAATCTTCTAGCGACGcttcttcatcatcatcagcGTCATCTTCATCTCACGCTTCTTCATTAACTAAAGCTCCTATTCTTTACGATGGTCCTTGTCCTCAAATAACCGGAGTTACGCTTGACTACTGCAAG ACCGCAGGAGTTTGGTACGAAGTTCAACGCAGCGTCAATAATTTTGACGGCGAAGGATGTCAAATATTAACCTGGGGCAAGCCAACCAAAGGATTTTCACGAATAATAACTACAAAAATTTCAGCAAATTC aaaatcgaaTTCTACGACCACTGCTGTAGTGAAAGCAAATAATCAAGCCCAATTTTTTAACTACGACTTTCCGACGGTCGGTAACTTCGGTAAAGAGTACTTTCCTCTTACTATCAATTATCGCCGCTATGCCATTGTTTGGGGCTGTGAAAATCGCGGTGATAAACa CATTGAAACTGCCTGGATATTTGCAAGGAAACCTAAAAAGCCGTGCAAGATAGAAGCGCTGATGCGAGACGCTTACGCAAAATATAACCTCACTGTGCCTGAGATGTACGATCATAATCTTTCACTTTGTATCGTTTAA
- the LOC123263924 gene encoding uncharacterized protein LOC123263924 has translation MLILVIFSCLTSGAFAQYQSSASSCSKASSRASALTYTKPPLVTQGHCPVIAVDRVDFNRHCGIWYEVQRSANSYDSSDECQKMLWGKPVNNVSRIITKSSSTSGSFTSTTVAHVAQNDAGTGFSYQLPTIGQLSKQYYGVGFNYVDYTIVWACENRENGHVEQAWVFSREPAQPYNINALMKDAFARYNLTIPEMVKIDLARCCRIYSSFDLDS, from the exons ATGTTGATTCTTGTGATTTTTTCCTGCCTAACTTCTGGCGCTTTCGCTCAATATCAATCATCAGCATCATCCTGCAGTAAAGCTTCTTCGAGAGCATCAGCTTTAACTTACACGAAGCCACCTCTTGTGACTCAGGGTCATTGTCCTGTTATAGCTGTCGATCGAGTTGACTTTAACAGG CATTGTGGAATATGGTACGAAGTCCAACGCAGCGCTAATAGCTACGATAGTTCGGATGAATGTCAAAAAATGCTGTGGGGTAAACCAGTTAACAATGTTTCACGAATCATAACCAAGAGTTCTTCTACTTC ggGGTCCTTCACCTCAACAACGGTTGCCCACGTGGCGCAAAATGATGCAGGAACGGGTTTTTCCTACCAGCTTCCAACGATAGGCCAGCTTTCTAAACAATACTATGGTGTTGGTTTCAATTACGTAGATTACACGATAGTCTGGGCGTGCGAAAATCGCGAAAACGGACA CGTTGAACAGGCCTGGGTGTTTTCACGAGAACCAGCACAGCCTTATAACATCAATGCGTTGATGAAAGACGCATTTGCGAGATATAATCTCACAATTCCAGAAATGGTAAAGATTGATCTTGCAAGGTGTTGCCGAATTTATTCTTCTTTCGATTTAGATAGTTAA
- the LOC123263925 gene encoding uncharacterized protein LOC123263925, with protein sequence MLILVIFSCLTSGAFAQYQSSASSCSKSSSRASALTYPKPPLVINGPCPVIDVDPIDFTRHAGIWYEVQRSANNYDSVDECQKMLWGKPVNNVSRIITKSSPTSGSFTSTTTAQVVDDIAGTGFSYRLPVIGQLSRQYYGVGFSYEDYAIAWACENRGNGHVEQAWVFSREPAQPYNISALMKEAFARYNLTIPEMVKIDLAGCCRIYSSFDFDS encoded by the exons ATGTTGATTCTTGTGATTTTTTCCTGTTTAACTTCTGGCGCTTTCGCTCAATATCAATCATCAGCATCATCCTGCAGTAAATCTTCTTCGAGAGCATCAGCTTTAACTTACCCGAAGCCACCTCTTGTGATTAACGGTCCATGTCCTGTTATAGATGTCGATCCAATTGACTTCACCAGG CATGCTGGAATATGGTACGAAGTCCAACGCAGCGCTAATAACTACGACAGTGTGGATGAATGTCAAAAAATGCTGTGGGGTAAACCAGTTAACAATGTTTCACGAATCATAACCAAGAGTTCTCCTACTTC aggGTCCTTCACTTCAACAACGACTGCCCAAGTAGTGGATGATATTGCAGGAACGGGTTTTTCCTACCGGCTTCCAGTTATAGGCCAGCTTTCTAGACAATACTATGGCGTTGGTTTCAGTTACGAAGATTACGCGATAGCCTGGGCGTGCGAAAATCGCGGAAACGGACA CGTTGAACAGGCCTGGGTGTTTTCACGAGAACCAGCACAGCCTTATAACATCAGTGCGTTGATGAAAGAAGCATTTGCGAGATATAATCTCACGATCCCAGAAATGGTAAAGATTGATCTTGCAGGGTGTTGCCGAATTTATTCATCTTTCGATTTCGATAGCTAA